In Syntrophotaleaceae bacterium, a genomic segment contains:
- the fetB gene encoding iron export ABC transporter permease subunit FetB, which yields MNDKTIIDLDYLNLIFAYGLFLLAVGLGRLRRIGQTRDMIWASVRMLIQLFAVGYLLRWIFAVRHPLPTLLILLVMGGFALQVLGERIRNKVPAFYRVISISLFLGCGTVTYLFCLLVVTPTPWYDPRYLVPLAGMIIGNSMNGAGLAAERLSSEMRERREEIETALSLGAASRTASQTAVRNAFRAALLPTTNSMAAMGIVSLPGMMTGQILSGVDPLTAVKYQIAIMCAILGSVAVTSLLTLLLGYRFYFTPAHQLREW from the coding sequence ATGAACGATAAGACCATCATCGATCTTGACTACCTGAATCTGATCTTCGCCTACGGATTGTTTTTGCTGGCCGTGGGGCTGGGAAGGCTGAGGCGCATCGGCCAGACGCGGGACATGATCTGGGCCTCGGTACGAATGCTTATCCAGCTGTTCGCCGTCGGCTATCTGCTGCGCTGGATCTTCGCCGTACGACATCCTTTGCCGACCCTGCTGATTCTCCTGGTCATGGGTGGTTTCGCACTGCAGGTTCTGGGTGAAAGGATCCGAAACAAGGTCCCGGCTTTCTATCGTGTGATCAGCATTTCGCTGTTTCTCGGCTGCGGCACCGTCACCTATCTTTTCTGTCTGCTGGTGGTTACCCCGACCCCCTGGTATGATCCCCGCTACCTGGTGCCGCTGGCCGGCATGATCATCGGGAATTCCATGAACGGCGCCGGGCTGGCCGCCGAACGCCTCTCTTCGGAGATGCGGGAAAGGCGGGAGGAGATCGAGACCGCCCTCTCCCTCGGCGCGGCCTCCAGAACCGCCTCGCAGACCGCGGTACGCAATGCCTTTCGCGCGGCGCTGCTGCCGACGACCAACTCCATGGCCGCTATGGGGATCGTGTCCCTGCCAGGGATGATGACCGGGCAGATCCTGTCGGGTGTTGATCCCCTCACCGCCGTCAAGTACCAGATCGCGATCATGTGTGCGATACTCGGAAGTGTAGCGGTCACCAGCCTGCTGACCCTGCTGCTCGGGTATCGTTTCTACTTTACCCCGGCCCATCAACTGCGGGAGTGGTGA
- a CDS encoding HD domain-containing protein yields MKEVYVQQIKDRDLIDSQFLVRDKITAMAKNGKPYMTLKLMDRTGEIEGRVWDRVDEIAACFSKDDFVHVRGKASVYLGKMQLVVQQLDRVEESGVDLADYLPVCPRLEADMLEELRSLARGMETPHYRALMETFLADDQFLQRYLKAPAAKAIHHVYLGGLLEHSLAVARLAENICGLYPGINRDLLVAGALLHDIGKVAELCYERSFGYTDAGKLLGHIMIGFQMLEDKIRQVPDFPASQAILLKHLLLSHHGQYEFGSPKRPKTLEAVILNYLDDLDSKINGIRTHIDKEADNGDGWTGYHRVYDRYFYFDLPGRDESRASEDLVIPEDLALPGSDPRPAAAFEEKNKEAPAKETGRRESGRRQELRFSLADQLRGKNLELFSPGNKVEE; encoded by the coding sequence GTGAAGGAAGTCTACGTGCAGCAGATCAAGGATCGAGACCTGATCGACAGCCAATTTCTGGTTCGGGACAAGATAACGGCCATGGCTAAGAACGGGAAACCCTATATGACCCTGAAGCTGATGGACCGAACCGGTGAAATCGAAGGCCGGGTCTGGGACAGGGTGGATGAAATCGCTGCCTGTTTCAGCAAGGATGATTTCGTTCACGTTCGCGGTAAAGCCAGCGTCTATCTCGGCAAGATGCAATTGGTGGTTCAGCAGCTGGACAGGGTGGAGGAGTCCGGTGTCGACCTGGCCGATTATCTGCCGGTCTGCCCCCGTCTCGAAGCCGATATGCTCGAGGAGCTGCGATCGCTGGCGAGGGGGATGGAAACGCCTCACTATCGGGCGCTCATGGAGACCTTTCTGGCCGATGATCAATTCCTGCAGCGTTATCTCAAAGCTCCCGCGGCCAAGGCGATTCACCACGTCTATCTCGGCGGATTGCTGGAACATTCCCTGGCCGTGGCACGGCTGGCCGAGAATATCTGCGGTCTCTACCCCGGAATCAATCGGGACCTGCTGGTAGCCGGCGCTCTGCTGCACGATATCGGCAAGGTCGCCGAACTCTGTTATGAACGGTCTTTCGGTTACACCGATGCGGGGAAACTGCTCGGACATATCATGATCGGCTTCCAGATGCTCGAGGACAAGATCCGGCAAGTGCCTGATTTTCCCGCTTCTCAGGCGATCCTTTTGAAACATTTGCTGCTGTCTCACCACGGCCAGTATGAATTCGGCTCGCCCAAACGTCCTAAAACCCTGGAGGCGGTCATTCTCAATTATCTGGACGACCTTGATTCAAAGATCAACGGCATTCGTACCCACATCGATAAGGAAGCGGACAATGGCGACGGCTGGACCGGGTATCATCGGGTCTACGACCGGTATTTCTATTTCGATTTGCCCGGAAGGGACGAGTCGCGGGCCAGCGAGGATCTGGTGATTCCTGAAGATCTGGCATTGCCTGGGTCCGATCCGCGTCCCGCTGCTGCATTCGAGGAGAAGAACAAGGAGGCGCCCGCCAAGGAAACCGGGCGCAGGGAGTCTGGCCGGCGTCAGGAATTGCGCTTCAGCCTCGCCGATCAGCTGCGGGGAAAAAATTTGGAACTGTTCTCGCCAGGGAACAAGGTTGAGGAGTGA
- a CDS encoding FAD-dependent oxidoreductase, producing the protein MALLLREVMLTLDEDETLLPARVAGELGLSPRAVRQLDIVRCGIDARQKKRILRVYTVRFETDDEEMLLARHKNNPRLSRTRDQEMLHIRRIDRRHRVLVAGMGPAGLFAALYLARAGVEVTLVERGRPVESRVKDVRRFRSGGIFDPVSNIQFGEGGAGTFSDGKLTTRVKHPWNHFVLQTLVDFGADPDILRQAKPHVGTDRLRLVLIRFRQELLSLGVDIRYETRLSGLDLQGAVIQAGLLDGGEEVPCDSLVLATGHSARDTYDMLQRAGVVLESKPFAVGVRVEHPAELINRIQYGKLFASRLPAADYALTWNDPESGRGIYSFCMCPGGEVVVASSEPGGMVVNGMSPRRRDGAFSNSALVVSVRQEDFGSPDPLAGVRFQQCWERAAFLAGGGNYCAPAQNLLAFLVGGSGPLDSSCRPGVRAADLREVLPAFVVDGLRRALPHFERRMRGFVTREATLVGVETRTSAPVRISRRENGEAVAQIGLYPVGEGAGYAGGIMSAALDGLRTAEQIIQKTARDRSSG; encoded by the coding sequence ATGGCCCTGCTGCTGCGGGAAGTGATGTTGACACTCGACGAGGACGAAACCCTGCTGCCGGCCCGGGTGGCCGGCGAACTGGGACTTTCGCCCCGGGCCGTGCGGCAGTTGGATATTGTGCGCTGCGGCATCGATGCCCGGCAAAAGAAAAGGATACTGCGGGTCTATACCGTCCGATTCGAGACGGATGACGAAGAAATGCTGCTGGCCCGCCATAAAAACAATCCCCGCCTGAGCCGGACCCGCGATCAGGAAATGCTGCATATCCGGCGGATCGATAGACGCCATCGGGTACTGGTGGCGGGAATGGGGCCGGCCGGTTTGTTTGCCGCACTTTATCTGGCCCGTGCCGGTGTGGAAGTCACCCTGGTAGAGCGGGGCAGACCCGTCGAAAGTCGGGTGAAGGACGTCCGCCGTTTCCGATCCGGTGGAATCTTCGATCCGGTCAGCAATATCCAGTTTGGAGAAGGAGGAGCAGGTACCTTCTCCGATGGCAAGTTGACCACCCGGGTGAAACATCCCTGGAACCATTTCGTGCTGCAGACCCTGGTCGATTTCGGGGCAGACCCGGACATTTTGCGGCAGGCCAAGCCTCATGTGGGCACGGATCGCCTGCGGCTGGTCCTGATCCGCTTTCGTCAGGAACTGCTCAGCCTGGGGGTGGACATCCGCTATGAAACCAGACTCTCAGGACTGGACTTGCAGGGGGCGGTCATACAGGCCGGCCTGCTTGATGGTGGCGAGGAAGTTCCCTGTGACAGCCTGGTGCTGGCCACCGGACACAGTGCGCGGGATACCTATGACATGCTGCAGCGGGCCGGAGTGGTTCTGGAGAGCAAGCCCTTCGCCGTCGGGGTGCGGGTCGAGCATCCGGCGGAGCTGATCAACCGCATCCAGTATGGAAAACTATTCGCCTCCCGCCTTCCTGCCGCCGATTATGCCCTGACCTGGAACGATCCCGAATCGGGGCGCGGCATCTACTCTTTCTGCATGTGCCCGGGAGGAGAGGTAGTGGTGGCGTCCTCGGAGCCGGGCGGGATGGTCGTCAACGGCATGAGTCCACGGCGGCGCGACGGAGCCTTCAGCAACAGCGCCCTGGTGGTCAGCGTTCGACAGGAGGATTTCGGCTCTCCGGATCCCCTGGCCGGGGTTCGTTTCCAGCAATGCTGGGAACGGGCGGCCTTTTTGGCCGGAGGTGGAAATTACTGTGCGCCGGCGCAAAATCTGCTGGCTTTTCTCGTCGGCGGCAGCGGCCCCCTCGATTCCTCCTGCCGGCCGGGTGTTCGCGCAGCGGACCTGCGCGAAGTCCTGCCGGCTTTTGTGGTGGACGGTCTGCGCCGGGCCTTGCCCCACTTCGAACGTCGTATGCGCGGGTTTGTAACCAGGGAGGCCACGCTGGTCGGCGTGGAAACCCGAACTTCGGCACCGGTTCGCATTAGCCGCCGGGAGAACGGAGAGGCGGTTGCCCAAATCGGGCTCTATCCTGTCGGCGAAGGGGCGGGATATGCTGGAGGTATCATGAGCGCCGCCCTTGACGGACTCAGGACGGCAGAGCAGATTATTCAGAAAACAGCAAGAGACAGGAGCAGCGGGTGA
- a CDS encoding MBL fold metallo-hydrolase yields the protein MWLKSIVTGELKVNCYLLGCTETRLAAVIDPGGQAERILEILGENDFTLKMVINTHGHFDHVGGNRALVDATGAELLIHRGDADILKNAAQHAAMFGCRATEPSPEPSRFLEDGEEVRLGTLRMKVIHVPGHSPGGICVLTDGCLFAGDCLFAGSIGRTDLPSGDQYALMKGLRERVMTLPDETIVYPGHGPETTIGQERRNNPFLRTIV from the coding sequence ATGTGGTTAAAAAGCATCGTTACCGGTGAGCTGAAGGTGAACTGTTATCTTCTTGGCTGCACCGAGACCCGCTTGGCCGCCGTGATCGATCCCGGAGGGCAGGCGGAGCGCATTCTGGAGATCCTGGGGGAAAATGACTTTACCCTGAAGATGGTGATCAATACGCACGGACATTTCGATCATGTCGGCGGCAACCGGGCTCTGGTGGATGCCACGGGGGCCGAGTTGCTGATCCATCGAGGGGATGCCGACATTCTGAAAAATGCCGCCCAGCATGCGGCCATGTTCGGCTGCCGCGCGACGGAGCCCTCCCCCGAGCCGAGTCGTTTTCTCGAAGACGGGGAGGAGGTCCGGCTCGGCACGCTGCGGATGAAGGTGATTCACGTACCCGGACATTCGCCCGGGGGTATCTGCGTGCTTACGGACGGGTGCCTTTTTGCCGGGGATTGCCTGTTTGCCGGTTCAATCGGCCGAACCGATCTCCCTTCCGGCGACCAGTATGCCCTGATGAAGGGGTTGCGGGAGCGGGTGATGACCCTGCCGGACGAAACCATCGTCTATCCCGGGCACGGCCCGGAAACCACCATCGGCCAGGAACGGCGGAACAATCCCTTTCTGCGCACCATTGTCTAG
- a CDS encoding zinc dependent phospholipase C family protein, whose translation MKIIFLFMILLLLLPGEALAWGVGVHLQIGSQILGALPRLPSMLQVLLGGHPYDFLYGCIAADITIGKKFTHYLKHCHSWRIGCQILEAAKTDRQKACAYGYISHLAADTVAHSFLVPFKMVRTFNTVLLKHAYWEMRFETAVKPDIWRMAKTLASMDFSDDDAIMTEVLSRTLFSFSTNKRLFNSILLLSRLQRWQKMLQSVNEHSRWALGEEDQEEYLKLAREAAESILCQMDRSPYWKADPAGERALHAAKIIRKNLNLLWLDGKLPEREVDRLLMELKGRFRGSITNPEGLLDLISGY comes from the coding sequence ATGAAAATTATTTTTCTGTTTATGATCCTGCTGCTTCTGCTGCCCGGCGAGGCCCTTGCCTGGGGAGTCGGCGTTCATCTGCAGATCGGTTCGCAGATCCTTGGCGCCCTGCCCCGGCTCCCCTCCATGCTCCAGGTCTTGCTGGGGGGTCACCCGTACGATTTCCTGTACGGCTGTATTGCCGCGGATATCACCATCGGAAAAAAGTTCACCCACTATCTCAAGCATTGCCATTCCTGGCGCATCGGCTGCCAGATCCTGGAAGCGGCGAAAACCGATCGGCAGAAAGCCTGCGCCTACGGGTACATCAGCCACCTGGCCGCAGACACGGTGGCTCATTCCTTTCTGGTACCCTTCAAGATGGTGCGGACCTTCAACACGGTACTGCTCAAACACGCCTACTGGGAAATGCGTTTCGAGACCGCCGTGAAACCGGACATCTGGCGCATGGCCAAGACTTTGGCCAGCATGGATTTCAGCGACGACGACGCCATCATGACCGAAGTTCTCTCCCGGACTCTCTTTTCCTTCTCCACCAATAAACGGTTGTTCAACTCGATTCTGCTGCTCAGCCGCCTGCAGCGATGGCAGAAGATGCTGCAATCGGTCAACGAACACTCCAGGTGGGCCCTTGGAGAGGAGGACCAGGAGGAATACCTGAAACTGGCCAGGGAAGCGGCAGAAAGCATCCTCTGCCAGATGGATCGCAGCCCCTACTGGAAGGCCGATCCGGCAGGAGAAAGGGCGCTTCACGCCGCAAAGATCATCCGAAAAAATCTAAACCTGCTCTGGCTGGACGGCAAGCTTCCGGAACGGGAGGTCGACCGCCTGCTGATGGAACTGAAAGGGCGCTTCCGCGGGAGCATTACCAATCCTGAAGGTTTGCTCGACCTGATCAGCGGTTATTGA
- the coaBC gene encoding bifunctional phosphopantothenoylcysteine decarboxylase/phosphopantothenate--cysteine ligase CoaBC: protein MKNKKIILGVCGGIAAYKAAELVRLYVKAGAEVFVVMTASACEFVSPLTFQTLSGNPVHRDLFDLIQEREIGHISLADRADLLVVAPATANVIGKVAAGIADDLLTTTIMATRAPVLFVPAMNSNMWENPIYQRNQVKLQDGGYHFMEPAVGLLACGWEGKGKLPDPQDIFCETERLFVPRDLTGETVLVTAGPTREEIDPVRFLSNHSSGKMGYAIARAAVDRGARVLLVSGPTALPVPRGVEFHPVVSACQMREAVLDLIPSCTVVIKAAAVADYRPVLRSGHKIKKSRGDRLTLELERNPDILGELGRMPGDRLLVGFAAETEALLDNARNKLREKNLDLIVANDVTREGAGFDIDTNIVRLLYRDGKVEDLPCMSKDRVAGVLLDRIIELRLSGPDQ, encoded by the coding sequence GTGAAAAACAAAAAAATAATTCTCGGGGTTTGCGGAGGGATCGCCGCCTACAAGGCTGCGGAGCTGGTTCGCCTCTATGTCAAGGCCGGCGCCGAAGTCTTCGTTGTCATGACAGCCTCCGCCTGCGAGTTCGTCAGCCCGCTGACGTTTCAGACCTTGTCGGGAAACCCCGTCCACAGGGACCTGTTCGATCTGATCCAGGAACGGGAAATCGGCCATATCTCCCTGGCCGACAGGGCCGACCTGCTGGTGGTGGCACCGGCCACGGCCAACGTGATCGGCAAGGTGGCGGCGGGCATCGCCGACGATCTGTTGACGACCACGATCATGGCCACCCGGGCGCCCGTGCTGTTCGTCCCCGCAATGAACAGCAACATGTGGGAAAACCCGATTTACCAGCGGAACCAGGTGAAACTGCAGGACGGCGGTTATCATTTTATGGAGCCGGCCGTCGGCCTGCTGGCCTGCGGCTGGGAAGGAAAGGGCAAGCTGCCCGATCCGCAAGACATTTTCTGCGAAACCGAACGTCTTTTCGTCCCCCGCGATCTGACTGGCGAAACGGTGCTGGTCACCGCCGGACCGACTCGGGAAGAGATCGACCCGGTCCGTTTTCTGAGCAACCATTCTTCCGGGAAAATGGGTTACGCCATTGCCCGGGCCGCCGTGGATCGCGGGGCCCGGGTTCTGCTGGTTTCCGGTCCGACAGCTCTTCCTGTGCCCCGGGGGGTGGAGTTTCATCCGGTGGTCAGCGCATGCCAGATGAGGGAGGCTGTCCTGGATCTGATACCGTCCTGTACGGTAGTCATAAAAGCTGCCGCGGTGGCCGATTACCGGCCGGTTTTGAGGTCGGGACATAAAATCAAAAAGTCGAGAGGCGATCGTCTGACCCTGGAGCTGGAACGCAACCCCGACATTCTGGGGGAGCTGGGACGAATGCCTGGGGACCGGCTTCTGGTCGGTTTTGCCGCCGAAACGGAAGCCTTGCTGGATAACGCCCGGAACAAGCTGCGGGAAAAGAATCTCGATCTGATCGTGGCCAACGATGTGACGAGGGAAGGGGCGGGTTTCGACATCGACACCAATATTGTCCGGCTGCTCTACCGGGACGGGAAGGTGGAGGATCTGCCCTGTATGAGCAAGGACCGGGTTGCAGGGGTGCTGCTGGATCGCATCATTGAGCTGCGCCTGTCCGGCCCGGATCAATAA
- a CDS encoding ribose-phosphate pyrophosphokinase, producing MNKLKIFSGNSNIPLAREICGHLAVPLGAAKVRSFSDGEVMVEIGENVRGRDVYIIQSTCAPANDNLMELLIMVDALKRASAARITAVIPYFGYARQDRKVAPRTPITSKLVADLISTSGVSRVLTIDLHAGQIQGFFNIPVDHLYAAPVLLKEIKERFHGPLVVVSPDAGGTERARAFAKRLDAGLAIIDKRRSGPNVSEVMNIIGEVEGQTCVVIDDMIDTAGTLCQAAQALKDKGAAEVYACATHPVLSGPALERINQSSLKEVIVTNSIPALDKLQGCSRLRQLSVAELLAEAIRRIHGDESVSSLFV from the coding sequence GTGAACAAGTTGAAGATTTTCTCCGGCAATTCAAACATTCCCCTCGCCCGTGAAATATGCGGTCATCTTGCAGTTCCCCTTGGTGCGGCCAAGGTCAGGTCCTTTTCCGACGGGGAGGTGATGGTTGAAATCGGTGAAAACGTTCGCGGGCGGGATGTCTATATCATTCAATCGACCTGTGCGCCGGCCAACGACAACCTGATGGAACTGTTGATCATGGTCGACGCCCTCAAACGGGCTTCCGCCGCGCGCATCACCGCCGTGATCCCCTATTTCGGCTATGCCCGCCAGGACCGCAAGGTGGCTCCCCGCACCCCTATTACCAGCAAACTTGTAGCCGACCTGATCTCCACCTCCGGGGTCAGCCGGGTATTGACCATCGATCTGCACGCGGGCCAGATCCAGGGATTTTTCAACATCCCCGTAGACCATCTGTACGCCGCTCCGGTTCTGCTCAAGGAAATCAAGGAGCGTTTTCACGGCCCTTTGGTGGTCGTGTCCCCCGATGCCGGAGGGACCGAGCGGGCGCGGGCGTTCGCCAAGCGGCTCGATGCAGGTCTCGCCATTATCGACAAGCGCCGCAGCGGTCCCAACGTGTCCGAAGTCATGAACATCATCGGCGAGGTGGAAGGACAGACCTGCGTGGTGATCGATGATATGATCGATACCGCCGGCACTCTCTGCCAGGCAGCCCAGGCCCTCAAGGACAAGGGGGCCGCCGAGGTTTACGCCTGCGCTACCCATCCTGTCCTGAGCGGTCCGGCACTGGAAAGGATCAATCAGAGCTCGCTTAAGGAAGTCATCGTGACCAACAGCATCCCGGCCCTGGACAAACTGCAAGGCTGTTCCCGGTTGCGGCAGCTTTCCGTGGCGGAGCTGCTGGCGGAGGCGATCCGCCGTATTCACGGCGACGAATCAGTCAGTTCTCTCTTCGTCTAA
- a CDS encoding ATP-binding cassette domain-containing protein, protein MVIDPPLIVLDQIFKSRRGGGGHETMILRGIDLAVSRSRMTVIIGPSGGGKTTLVRLINRLEEPTSGRILLDGRDISELDPLDLRRRVALVPQKPFLFPGTVLDNLRQAFYLRGTRPPAANDSDFAQVLEENQIPGDWLQREGRSLSLGQQQRVCLARSLAAGPEALLLDEPTSALDRPTGDRLAETLRHIARSRELALLMVTHDLRLAERAADDLAYLENGRIEEQGEPGRLLNRPASKALQAFLREPQMGADHER, encoded by the coding sequence ATGGTGATCGACCCGCCGCTCATCGTTCTGGATCAGATCTTCAAAAGCCGCAGGGGGGGCGGGGGCCACGAAACGATGATTTTGCGGGGGATCGATCTGGCCGTTTCCCGGTCCCGGATGACGGTCATCATCGGACCCTCGGGCGGTGGGAAAACTACCCTGGTGCGGCTGATCAACCGTCTGGAAGAACCGACTTCCGGACGAATTCTGCTTGACGGTCGCGATATTTCCGAACTCGATCCGCTGGATCTGCGTCGCAGGGTGGCCCTTGTACCCCAAAAACCCTTTCTGTTTCCGGGCACCGTCCTGGACAACCTGCGGCAAGCCTTCTATTTACGGGGGACCCGGCCTCCCGCCGCAAATGATTCCGATTTTGCCCAGGTGCTGGAAGAGAACCAGATTCCAGGGGACTGGCTTCAGCGGGAAGGCAGGTCCCTTTCCCTGGGACAGCAGCAGCGGGTCTGTCTCGCCCGCAGTCTGGCGGCCGGACCTGAAGCCCTGCTTCTCGACGAGCCGACCAGCGCCCTCGACCGGCCCACGGGCGACCGGTTGGCCGAAACCCTGCGTCATATCGCCCGCAGCAGGGAGTTGGCCCTGCTGATGGTCACACACGACCTGCGCCTCGCCGAGCGTGCGGCCGATGACCTGGCTTACCTTGAAAACGGCCGCATCGAGGAGCAGGGAGAGCCCGGTCGGCTGCTGAACCGGCCAGCCAGCAAGGCGCTGCAGGCCTTCCTTCGCGAGCCTCAGATGGGGGCTGACCATGAACGATAA
- the ispE gene encoding 4-(cytidine 5'-diphospho)-2-C-methyl-D-erythritol kinase has translation MTRTFLAPAKINLCLHVLGKRGDGYHDLAMVMQRITLYDHLTISVVETPGVRVSCAGLELPPGQDNIAAKAARRLLELSGRTEGVDIDIRKEIPVAAGLGGGSSDAATVLMGLNEMLKLGLSKQRLMREGVVLGADVPFFILEKEAWATGIGDVLEPLEGLPSVWYVLVNPGLAVSTAWVYGNLRLTSPRDDLKIPRFSRTVEDLVCLLHNDLEQVTVARFPVIADIKRRLVTAGASGALMSGSGSTVFGVFAYRATAEAAAEEFRAESGWRVFIAQPVSDYSCRS, from the coding sequence ATGACCCGAACGTTTCTGGCGCCCGCCAAAATCAACCTCTGTCTGCACGTTCTCGGCAAACGCGGCGACGGCTACCATGATCTCGCCATGGTGATGCAACGGATCACCCTCTACGATCACCTGACGATCAGTGTCGTCGAGACACCGGGTGTGCGCGTCAGCTGCGCCGGTCTGGAGCTTCCCCCCGGTCAGGACAATATTGCCGCAAAAGCGGCCCGCCGGCTCCTGGAACTGTCCGGGCGCACTGAGGGGGTGGACATCGACATCCGCAAGGAGATTCCCGTGGCTGCCGGTCTCGGAGGGGGATCGTCGGATGCCGCCACGGTCCTCATGGGTCTCAACGAGATGCTGAAGCTCGGCTTGTCGAAACAGCGGCTGATGCGGGAAGGTGTGGTGCTGGGAGCTGATGTCCCCTTCTTCATCCTTGAAAAGGAGGCCTGGGCGACCGGCATCGGCGACGTCCTGGAGCCGCTTGAAGGACTGCCCTCCGTCTGGTATGTTCTTGTCAACCCCGGGCTGGCCGTCTCGACCGCCTGGGTCTATGGAAATTTAAGGTTGACATCCCCCAGGGATGATCTTAAAATACCGCGGTTTTCCAGGACGGTAGAAGACCTCGTTTGTCTTCTCCACAACGACCTGGAACAGGTCACCGTCGCCCGTTTCCCTGTCATTGCCGACATCAAGCGGCGGCTTGTGACCGCGGGCGCCAGTGGAGCGCTCATGTCGGGCAGCGGCTCTACCGTGTTCGGGGTATTTGCCTACAGGGCAACCGCCGAGGCTGCTGCAGAAGAATTCAGGGCTGAGTCGGGCTGGCGCGTATTCATTGCGCAGCCGGTTTCCGACTATTCCTGCCGGTCGTAA
- a CDS encoding uracil-DNA glycosylase, producing the protein MPDKFHKELLETVSQVRAVLEDFQSLGISELTLPSLPAELPVCLPGEPGPEEFCRRETLEEIRADLGDCRRCPLCERRNQIVFGTGNRRASLVFVGEAPGREEDLKGEPFVGEAGRLLDRILFAIGLHREDIYICNVIKCRPPGNRDPQPEEVAVCESFLKRQLASIRPRLIVTLGRFAAQSLLRSQTPISRLRGVWQSYEGIPLMPTYHPAFLLRNPAAKRDVWEDMKQVRAKMRGEEG; encoded by the coding sequence ATGCCGGATAAATTTCACAAAGAGTTGCTGGAAACCGTCAGCCAGGTGCGAGCGGTGCTGGAAGACTTTCAGAGCCTGGGTATCAGCGAACTTACGCTCCCCTCCCTGCCCGCCGAATTGCCGGTCTGTCTTCCCGGAGAGCCGGGGCCAGAGGAATTCTGTCGGCGGGAAACCCTTGAGGAGATCAGGGCCGATCTCGGTGACTGCCGGCGGTGCCCTTTATGCGAAAGGCGAAACCAGATCGTTTTCGGCACCGGTAACAGACGCGCCTCCCTGGTTTTTGTCGGGGAAGCGCCGGGACGGGAAGAAGATCTCAAGGGGGAACCTTTTGTCGGCGAGGCAGGTCGTCTGCTGGATCGCATCCTCTTTGCCATCGGTCTCCATCGGGAAGATATCTATATCTGCAATGTGATCAAATGCCGGCCGCCCGGCAACCGTGATCCCCAGCCCGAGGAGGTCGCCGTATGTGAATCGTTCCTTAAGCGTCAGCTGGCCTCCATTCGCCCCCGTCTGATCGTTACCCTTGGACGGTTTGCCGCCCAGTCCCTGCTGCGCAGCCAGACGCCTATCAGCCGCTTGCGGGGTGTCTGGCAGAGCTATGAAGGGATTCCCCTCATGCCCACATACCACCCGGCGTTTCTGTTGCGCAATCCGGCTGCAAAAAGGGATGTCTGGGAGGATATGAAACAGGTCCGGGCGAAAATGCGCGGAGAAGAGGGATGA
- a CDS encoding 50S ribosomal protein L25/general stress protein Ctc, translating to MANTELNVTLREGIGKGSARSLRRQGLIPAVVYGKGIDPCALSVAPKDLKAAISTEAGLNTLITLKGAGSVEGKVVILKDLQTDPVRGDALHADFQAIDLGQKVHVLVPVHPVGKSEGEKQGGGLELIRHELEVVCLPTAIPSAIEIDVTHMQIGDVVHSGDLELPKGVELAHEGNYTILTITGRKLEVEEAEGAEAGAEPGAEEE from the coding sequence ATGGCAAACACTGAATTGAACGTCACCCTGCGCGAGGGTATCGGCAAGGGCAGCGCCCGCAGCCTGCGTCGCCAGGGACTGATCCCCGCGGTGGTCTATGGCAAGGGAATCGATCCCTGCGCCCTGTCCGTCGCGCCCAAGGACCTCAAGGCCGCGATCAGCACCGAGGCCGGACTGAACACCCTGATTACTCTGAAGGGTGCGGGTTCTGTGGAAGGGAAGGTCGTCATTCTCAAGGACCTGCAGACCGATCCGGTCAGGGGCGATGCCCTGCATGCCGATTTCCAGGCGATCGACCTCGGCCAGAAAGTCCATGTCCTGGTACCGGTTCATCCGGTCGGTAAGTCGGAAGGAGAAAAACAGGGGGGCGGTCTTGAATTGATTCGCCATGAACTCGAAGTGGTCTGCCTGCCGACGGCCATCCCCAGCGCCATCGAAATCGATGTCACTCATATGCAGATCGGCGATGTCGTTCATTCCGGCGATCTCGAACTGCCGAAAGGGGTGGAGCTTGCCCACGAGGGTAATTATACCATTCTGACCATTACCGGGCGCAAACTTGAAGTCGAGGAAGCCGAAGGTGCCGAGGCAGGGGCTGAACCAGGCGCCGAAGAGGAATAG